One Candidatus Binatia bacterium DNA window includes the following coding sequences:
- a CDS encoding LOG family protein has protein sequence MADHPTHPEDGRINKPDPRQEAIIKSQSYVMAERDIVLLSRPNLTGVRLMLEYMKPQLAFAANDVYSTIVLFGGTRITDPARSQVRLEAARAEAAAHPDDTEAARRLRVAENLHALSAYYEVAREFAALVSHRYQRPGERNFVIVTGGGPGIMEAGNRGASEAGHASVGFNISLPHEQVPNPYITPDLCFRFRYFALRKMHFVAKARALVAFPGGYGTFDELFEVLCLIQTRTIDPVPVVLVGEAFWRRAFDPAFLAEQGVIDPGDVHLFAFAESAEEIWTRIEEWYTARGLRAPQPVDYDEVK, from the coding sequence ATGGCCGACCATCCAACGCACCCTGAAGATGGCAGGATCAACAAACCCGACCCGCGCCAGGAGGCGATTATCAAGAGTCAGTCGTACGTGATGGCAGAACGGGACATTGTTTTATTGAGCCGGCCGAACCTGACCGGGGTTCGCCTCATGCTCGAGTACATGAAGCCGCAACTGGCGTTCGCGGCTAACGACGTCTACTCGACCATCGTGCTGTTCGGCGGCACCCGGATTACCGACCCGGCCCGCTCCCAGGTCCGCCTCGAAGCCGCACGAGCCGAGGCCGCCGCCCATCCCGACGATACCGAGGCGGCGCGGCGGCTGCGCGTCGCCGAGAACCTCCATGCGCTCAGCGCCTATTACGAAGTTGCCCGGGAGTTCGCAGCCCTCGTCAGTCACCGCTACCAGAGGCCGGGAGAACGCAACTTCGTCATCGTAACCGGAGGCGGTCCGGGCATCATGGAGGCCGGAAACCGTGGCGCCTCGGAAGCCGGTCACGCGAGTGTCGGGTTCAACATCAGCCTGCCGCACGAGCAGGTGCCCAACCCGTACATCACGCCCGATCTGTGCTTCAGGTTCCGCTACTTTGCCCTGCGCAAAATGCACTTCGTCGCTAAGGCCCGCGCTCTGGTGGCGTTCCCGGGCGGTTACGGGACCTTCGACGAGCTCTTCGAGGTGCTCTGCCTCATTCAGACGCGCACCATCGATCCGGTGCCGGTGGTGCTGGTCGGCGAGGCGTTCTGGCGCCGCGCCTTCGACCCGGCGTTCCTCGCCGAACAAGGGGTTATCGATCCGGGAGACGTACACCTGTTCGCTTTCGCGGAAAGCGCCGAAGAGATCTGGACCCGCATCGAGGAGTGGTACACGGCTCGCGGTCTGCGCGCCCCGCAGCCGGTGGACTACGACGAGGTGAAGTGA